A segment of the uncultured Desulfobulbus sp. genome:
CCGCATCAAGATCAACTGTTTTAGCCATAACCCAAGCATCAAATCCTCCTTGACTTTTCTCCGTAGGACACCCTGGGCCAGGGACAAAGTTGAACGTCTCTATCTTGCAACCTTTAAACGATAATTTCGTTGGAGACGTAACTTCACAAGAGGTACTGGTTGATGTTGGCAGAGGGCAGGGCGGGGGGGATGAAAATGTCGACTTTTCCGGTTTGATTATTTTTTGTCGTTCTCGTAAAAAGGCCCGAGAACGACGTTTCGAGCTTCGTAAGTTCCTGATTTCGCGATGCGCAATATTCAAGTTTTTGACTTTTTACGACGTCATCATTTTTTGGCTTCGAAACCGGTTGTCGGAATCATGGGGATAAAAATTTCGGTTCGCAATGGAGGCCGTGCGGAAATACATATCCTCAAGACAATGAAGTCGGAACATGACGCCATGAAATCGAGTGGCCCGCCCCTTTTTCCCTGGCCGAACACCATCGAGGAGAGCTTCTGCAATGTCCACCTCTGAACAGACAGTTTTAGGGCTCCCCCAGCGTACTGTCATGCTTTGGGCCGAATTTGTCGTCCTGTATTTTCTCGTGCCCCTGTTTTACGCCTTTCACCGCCACTCCTCGCCGATGTTGTTTCTTGTCCTGCTCGGTCTGGCCGGGGTAACCTTTCTCTATAAAAACGAAAGTTTTCGCAATGAATTTTTTCTCAATAAAAAAGGATGGATTCGTGATTTGCCGCGAATATTGCGCCTCTTTGCCGGCACGGCCCTGATTCTGCTTCTCTTCACCGCCCTGGTCTACCCCCAGTCTCTTTTTGCCTGTCCCCGCAATCATTTTTCCATCTGGCTGTGGCTGATGGTTGTCTATCCACTGTTGGCGGTGTATCCGCAGGAGTTGATTTACCGCGCCTTTCTCTTTCATCGTTACGGTGAGGTGGTACGGAGAAAACGGTACCTGATCCATCTGAGCGCCATTGCCTTTGCCTTTGGCCATATCATCTATTTCCACCCTCTGTCGATTGTGCTGACTTTTTTCGGCGGGTATCTCTTTTCGTGGACCTATTTCAGAACACGTTCTCTGCTGGCGGTTTCCTTCGAGCACGCACTCTATGGCTGTTTGCTCTATACCATTGGTTTGGGGCGGTTTTTTTACACCGGTTTTGATACCTTGGTGAGTTGAGCCGTCCTCTTGCCATGAATTCTGGGCGTACAGGCGTTGTCTGCTGGTGTGCAAAGCAGCGCAGTGGTCGTGATTGAGGAGGAACTGTCGCTGATGAACAGGGAGGCATAGAGATGATCACATCGCTGGAGTCCTTTTTTCCGTTGCTGCTGGTACTCATCGGCATGGGATTTTTACTCAAGGGCGTGCATTGGCTGCTCATCGGGCGATTTCCCGAGATGGGGGATGAACGAAAATTTCCCCGCCAGCTGATAGTTATGGGACTGTCCCTGTTCGGGGTGGTTATTGCGGTGCTCGTCTTGCCGGTGGGCGAGAGTTCCCGCAATCAGCTCATCGGTCTGGTGGGGTTGATCGTTTCCGGTGTCATTGCCTTCTCCTCGACCACCATCATCGCCAACTTGATGGCAGGTTTGCTGCTGCGGATTACCAAACCGTTTCGCGTGGGTGATTTCATCCGCATTGGCGAATACTTCGGCCGGGTATCGGAGCGCGGTTTGCTCGATACCGAGATCCAGACGGCAACCCGGGAGCTCATCTCCCTGCCCAACAGCTACTGCATCGGCCATCCCGTGGCGACCATTCTCGGTTCCGGCACCATCATCTCCGCTTCCCTCTCTCTGGGCTATGATCTCGATCATAAACGGATTGAGCAGCTGCTGGTGGAGGCCGCCCAGTCCTGCGATCTGCAGGAGCCGTTTGTCCATATTCTCCAGTTGGGCGATTTTTCGGTCACCTACCGTGTTTCCGGTTTTCTTCAGGAGACCAGACACCTGATCACCGCTCAGTCCCTCCTCCATGGCTGCGTGCTCGATACCCTGCACAGCCACGGGGTGGTGATCGTTTCCCCAACCTTCATGAACCAGCGGCGGCTGGAGAGGGAAGAACGAATTCTGCCACCGCACGCCACGGTTGGAAAAACCTCTCTCAGTGAGACCACCGCCGCGGAGGACATCGCTTTTGACAAGGCGGAAAAGGCGAAGAGGGTGGAGGACGAGAAGCAGCAGCTCGCCAAGGAGATTGCCGAGCTGGAGTCGGTCATCAAGACCGAGACCGACCAAGACCACAAAAGTAGCAACCTCTCTGTGCTTGAGCAGAAGCGGGAGCGGCTGAAAGCTCTTGAAACCCATGATAAAAGCAGTGAGGTTGAGACGCCATGAGTCGGGTGAGGTTCCATCGTCCGGTCACGGCGCAGGATTTTTCCGTGGTCTGCAGTTTTGCCCAGAATGAGGAGGAACTGTTCTACCTTTTTCCCACGGCAACCTATCCCCTGACAACGGATCAGCTGGCCCGGACCGTTGCCCAGCGTTCCGCCCCCACCGTGGTCGAGGATGGAGGCCGGGTGGTTGCCTTTGCCGATTTGTTCCGGGTCAAATACAGCGGTTATACCAACATCGGTAACGTCATGGTTGCGCCACACGCCCGGGGCTGCGGGGTCGGCAGCTATCTCATCGAACAGATGATCGCTCTTGCTCAGGCGACCTTCGGCACACACAAGGTGCGCATTTCCTGTTTTAGCCGCAATACTGCCGGGCTCCTGCTGTACAGCAAGCTCGGATTCGTGCCCTATGCCCTGGAGGAACGGACGGATTGGCAGGGGGAGCGGGTAGCGCTGCTTCACCTGCGAAAGAGCTTGAGAACGAGGTAGCCAAGACCCGTTCTCTGGTGTAGGGTACAACGCGGTATAATCATTTACCTTCTCGATGATTATCGGGCAGGTGCTATCGTGTTTTTCGTTATAGGTAAAAAAAGATAGGAGGTTGCTGGATGGAAACAGCAATGCAACAGAGGATCATCGCCCTGCTTGAGCCGGTTGCTCAGACGGTTCGGGTGGAGGATGTGCGCATAGGTTTGGGATATACCTGCGTTCGTTTGGAAAATGGGCAGGCGGGCCTTGCCTGGACCGCACAGACCCGCACCGGCAGTTGCAGTCAAGAGGCGAAGGCCGGTACCCTGGCCGGGCGCGAGGCCCATGAGCTGCTGGCGCTGCTCAGCGGCTTTGGCCAGTCGCTCTCCAAGACCATCGGACTGGCCACGGCCAACGCCCTTGCCGCAGGACTGGAGCGGCCGCAATACGTCTCCACCGAGATTGTCGATTTGATCGATGTCCAGCCGGAGGAACATGTGGCAATGGTCGGCTTCTTCGGCCCGGTGGTGCCGCGGCTGAAAAAGATCGGATGCCGTCTGGATATTCTCGAACTTGTCCCGGAAAAGGCAGGCACCCTGACCCCTGAAGAGGGGCGGGAACCCCTGGAAGCCTGCGACGTGGCCATTATCACCGGCACATCGCTGGTCACCGGAACCATGGATGGCTTGCTTGCCGGACTGGGCAATCCCCGGGCGGTGGTGGTTCTGGGGCCCTCCACCTTCATGCGGCCGGAGGTCTTCGCCGGCACCAAGGTAACGCATCTTGCCGGCAGTTGGGTCCGTGATGCGGGCGCAGTGGCGCAAATCGTCTCCGAAGGGGGAGGAACCAAAATTCTCAAACACCACCTGGAGTTTGCCACGATCTGCCTCTAATCGGGCTTTCCTTGGAGGATTTTTGTGGAGGACATGGGGAGCTTGATCCCCGAGTGTCTCCCCCTACCAGGGCAGCCTTACCCCCATAACAGCCCGCAGGCCTGTTTCCCGATCACCTGATCGTTGAACACCACCTTGGCCCTGGTCCCAGCCATGCCGTAACAGACGTGCAGCGGCAGGAGGTGTTCCTCGCGCGGATGACAGTAACGGGCATGCGGCGCCTCCTGCCATTGTTCCAACCTATGTTCCCTCTCTTCGTTGCTGAGCGTTTCCAAGCTGCAGGTTTCGATCAGCCAGCGGTTGAATGTTTCGGCCTGGGAGTCACGGCCGTCTTCCGAGCCCGAGAAAAACGCGCGCATATTGTGGAAGGAAAAGCCGGAGCCGATAATGAGCAGCGGTTCATCCTTTAAAGGGCTCAGTGCTTTGCCCAGATCAAGATGAGCCCTGGCGGAGAGGCCGGAGAGCAACGAGAGCTGGACGCAGGGGATGTCCGCCGCGGGGTACATCAGCTTCAAGGGGATGAAAAGACCGTGATCAAAGCCCCGTTCGCTGTCCAGTACCGGCTGCAATCCGGCGCTCTTCAGCAGGTCGTTGATTTTTCCCGCCAGCGCAGGATTGCCGGGAGCAGGATAGGTGATCCGGTAGGACTCCTCCGGAAAGCCGTAGTAATCGTAGAACAGCTCAGGTCGGGAGGCAGCGGTGAGGGTGGGGTGCTGTGCCTCCCAATGGGCACTGATCAGGACGATTGCCCGGGGCCTGCGCAGTTGCCCGGAGATGGTGCCGAGGAAGGCGACCAGTTGACGGTGCGAAGACTCACCCAGGATCGGCAGAGGGCCGCCACCGTGGGGGATGTAGAGTATTTGTGCCTGGGATGTTTGTAAAGAACCGGCCATGATCAGTTTTCCTCGTTGATGTCGTTTGCAGGTGATTGCGGCGGAAGATGAAACAATACAAAATTACCATCGAAGCTCAGCTCAAACTTCTTAGCGGAGAGTTGCCTAGCGGGTGGGCAGGTGGTGTTTCCTGCCCACCTATACACTGTGCAGGCGCGAAATCGGTCTAAAGGAAAGGGCATGTTGGCCAGGGTGGGCTCAAACAGACGTGCCCACCGATCCCGGAAGAATGCCCCCTAAATTTCCCGGCTGAGCATTGGTGGTAATCGAAAAAGAATAAACCCCACAGTGGAGACAGGCAAGCGAGGCCCTTGTTTTTAGCGCCCAGGATCTTGGAAAAAGAGGCAATGTCCGGTTTTTTATACCAATGTTGACACAGGATACCCAACCCTCTATACTGTGAAAATCAGTGATGCAAGACAACCGGTTCCCACGGCACAGGGCCTTTGCAACCCGTTGCTTGTCATGGCTCGAATCGGTGCTCCACCTCGAAGGAGATCGCATGCCCCTGAAGATTGTATCTTTTGTCCTGCTGATGACCCTGGGGACGGGCCAGCTGTTGTGCGTGTCTCCCGTAGCGGCTGCAAACAGGTTGGCGACCATTCTTACGCGGGGCAGCGTCCGGGTCTGTATCTGGCCCGATTATTACGGCATCAGTTTCCGCAATCCCAAAACCAATCAACTCTCCGGAATCGATGTGGAGATGGCCAGGGAACTGGCCCATGACCTCAATCCTTCGCTGCAGGTCGAGTTCGTTGACAGCTCCTTTGCCCGGTTGATCGGCGATCTCACCCAAAACCGGTGCGACATCGCCATGTTCGCTATCGGCGTCACCCAGCCTCGGCAGGAAAAACTTCGTTTCACCCGGCCCCATCTGCAGAGCGATGTCTATGCGATCACCACCCGCAGTAATCGACGGGTGCACCAATGGCAAGATATCGACCAGCCCGGCATGGTGGTGGCCGTGGCCAAAGGCACCCTGCACGAGCCGCTGATGCGCAAAAAACTGCACCATGCCAAGCTGGCGGTGCTGGACACGCCTTTTGCCCGGGAGCAGGAGGTCGAATCGGGGCGGGCCGACCTCTTTATCACCGACTACCCCTACAGTCAGCGGATGCTGGCCAACTCCGACTGGGCGCGGTTGATCGCCCCGCCGACAGCCTACCATGTCACCCCCTATGCCTATGCCATGGCTCCAGGAGATGAGCAATGGCGTGCCCGTGTTGACCAGTTCGTGGCGAGCACCCAAAAAGACGGCCGACTGCTCGCCATCAGCAAGCGTTATCACCTCGAAGCCATGGCCCGGCTCAATTAGGTCCGATAGGTGGTTGTGAGCTTTCGGAGCCCCCTGAATCATCATCTCGTTTTTTTTGTATTCATTGTCCTTGCCCTTGTCTCCGTGTGTCTGAGTACCGCCTTTGTCATCGACCGTGAGCGTCGCACCGCGCTCGCTGATGGACTGGCGCTCAGTAGTTATCACGCGCGAAATTTCGAGGAACAGCTGACCCGCAGCTTGGAAACTGTCCGGCGCATGGCCGATTTCATTGCGGCCGGTTTCGTCGATGGGCACAGTGGTCCGGTCAACGGGCATTTTTCCCGCCTTGTCCGGCAAGCCCCCTTTATTCGCTCCCTCTCCACGGTGGATGGGCAGGGGAGGGTCACGGTCAGTTCCAATGCCGAGCTTATCGGGCGTCAGCTGGATCTGAGCGAGTACTATCCCTTAGAGACCGTGTCCAGCGGTATCTCCCTCCGCATAGGTCGCCCCTGGTCCGGTCGAGATTTCGCACAGGGGACGCCGACTCGTCAAGACCAGTCCGTTCCCCTCTCACAGATGATCTTCGTACCGGTGCTTGCCCAGGGGGAGTACAACGGGACCAGGGTCCGCCTGGTGGCGGCGATCAATCCCGATTATTTTCTGAACTCCTACAGCCAGTGGCTGGAAGCGGAGATTGGCCTGGTTGAGATTTTGCGCTATGATCGCCTGATTCTGTTCACCACCGGGAGTGCCTTGCTGCCCGGCATGACGGATAACGACCCGATTTTGCAGGAGCACCTGCGCGAATCGGAGATTGGCGGCTATCGGAGCAAGCGAAAGGGAAA
Coding sequences within it:
- a CDS encoding VF530 family DNA-binding protein, producing MVEHYGWEKIAHRIKINCFSHNPSIKSSLTFLRRTPWARDKVERLYLATFKR
- a CDS encoding CPBP family intramembrane glutamic endopeptidase yields the protein MSTSEQTVLGLPQRTVMLWAEFVVLYFLVPLFYAFHRHSSPMLFLVLLGLAGVTFLYKNESFRNEFFLNKKGWIRDLPRILRLFAGTALILLLFTALVYPQSLFACPRNHFSIWLWLMVVYPLLAVYPQELIYRAFLFHRYGEVVRRKRYLIHLSAIAFAFGHIIYFHPLSIVLTFFGGYLFSWTYFRTRSLLAVSFEHALYGCLLYTIGLGRFFYTGFDTLVS
- a CDS encoding mechanosensitive ion channel domain-containing protein, with the protein product MITSLESFFPLLLVLIGMGFLLKGVHWLLIGRFPEMGDERKFPRQLIVMGLSLFGVVIAVLVLPVGESSRNQLIGLVGLIVSGVIAFSSTTIIANLMAGLLLRITKPFRVGDFIRIGEYFGRVSERGLLDTEIQTATRELISLPNSYCIGHPVATILGSGTIISASLSLGYDLDHKRIEQLLVEAAQSCDLQEPFVHILQLGDFSVTYRVSGFLQETRHLITAQSLLHGCVLDTLHSHGVVIVSPTFMNQRRLEREERILPPHATVGKTSLSETTAAEDIAFDKAEKAKRVEDEKQQLAKEIAELESVIKTETDQDHKSSNLSVLEQKRERLKALETHDKSSEVETP
- a CDS encoding GNAT family N-acetyltransferase → MSRVRFHRPVTAQDFSVVCSFAQNEEELFYLFPTATYPLTTDQLARTVAQRSAPTVVEDGGRVVAFADLFRVKYSGYTNIGNVMVAPHARGCGVGSYLIEQMIALAQATFGTHKVRISCFSRNTAGLLLYSKLGFVPYALEERTDWQGERVALLHLRKSLRTR
- a CDS encoding DUF364 domain-containing protein is translated as METAMQQRIIALLEPVAQTVRVEDVRIGLGYTCVRLENGQAGLAWTAQTRTGSCSQEAKAGTLAGREAHELLALLSGFGQSLSKTIGLATANALAAGLERPQYVSTEIVDLIDVQPEEHVAMVGFFGPVVPRLKKIGCRLDILELVPEKAGTLTPEEGREPLEACDVAIITGTSLVTGTMDGLLAGLGNPRAVVVLGPSTFMRPEVFAGTKVTHLAGSWVRDAGAVAQIVSEGGGTKILKHHLEFATICL
- a CDS encoding class III extradiol ring-cleavage dioxygenase, whose translation is MAGSLQTSQAQILYIPHGGGPLPILGESSHRQLVAFLGTISGQLRRPRAIVLISAHWEAQHPTLTAASRPELFYDYYGFPEESYRITYPAPGNPALAGKINDLLKSAGLQPVLDSERGFDHGLFIPLKLMYPAADIPCVQLSLLSGLSARAHLDLGKALSPLKDEPLLIIGSGFSFHNMRAFFSGSEDGRDSQAETFNRWLIETCSLETLSNEEREHRLEQWQEAPHARYCHPREEHLLPLHVCYGMAGTRAKVVFNDQVIGKQACGLLWG
- a CDS encoding ABC transporter substrate-binding protein; protein product: MPLKIVSFVLLMTLGTGQLLCVSPVAAANRLATILTRGSVRVCIWPDYYGISFRNPKTNQLSGIDVEMARELAHDLNPSLQVEFVDSSFARLIGDLTQNRCDIAMFAIGVTQPRQEKLRFTRPHLQSDVYAITTRSNRRVHQWQDIDQPGMVVAVAKGTLHEPLMRKKLHHAKLAVLDTPFAREQEVESGRADLFITDYPYSQRMLANSDWARLIAPPTAYHVTPYAYAMAPGDEQWRARVDQFVASTQKDGRLLAISKRYHLEAMARLN